In one Thermanaerovibrio velox DSM 12556 genomic region, the following are encoded:
- a CDS encoding acyl-CoA dehydratase activase has product MTALGIDAGSRFIKWVLLDGRRIADMGRISSEGADLRSLPSRLPRAPLAGLTGYGRHLLRDVFDNFCVVSEISAHAMGARMLEPGERLLMDVGGQDSKALEMDASGKVLDFRVNDRCAAGTGRFLENMARVMGCDIREMIGEAMGSGESVEVSSMCAVFAESEVISLLNRGVGRGAVAKGMFRSLARRLEALGSFLSPGGVFAFTGGLSELDGAWELLSTDRMRLKPVKDGAYAGALGAALSALRGSSSG; this is encoded by the coding sequence ATGACTGCACTGGGCATAGACGCGGGAAGCCGGTTCATAAAGTGGGTCCTGTTAGACGGACGCCGCATAGCGGACATGGGAAGGATATCCTCCGAGGGTGCGGACTTACGATCCCTCCCCTCCCGTCTTCCCCGGGCACCCCTTGCGGGGCTCACCGGTTACGGGCGTCATCTGCTCAGGGATGTCTTTGATAACTTTTGCGTGGTGTCCGAGATATCCGCTCACGCCATGGGGGCCAGGATGCTGGAGCCTGGGGAGCGGTTATTGATGGATGTGGGCGGTCAGGACAGCAAGGCCTTGGAGATGGACGCATCGGGGAAGGTGCTGGATTTCAGGGTCAACGATCGGTGCGCCGCCGGCACCGGCCGGTTCCTGGAGAACATGGCTCGGGTCATGGGGTGTGACATCCGGGAGATGATCGGGGAAGCCATGGGATCCGGCGAATCCGTTGAGGTCAGCTCCATGTGCGCGGTGTTCGCGGAGAGCGAGGTCATATCCCTTTTAAACAGGGGGGTGGGAAGGGGCGCGGTGGCCAAGGGGATGTTCCGTTCCCTTGCCCGACGGCTGGAGGCCCTGGGGAGTTTCCTGAGCCCTGGGGGGGTTTTCGCGTTCACCGGCGGCCTGTCCGAGCTGGACGGGGCCTGGGAGCTCCTCTCCACCGACAGGATGAGGCTAAAGCCGGTTAAGGACGGGGCCTACGCCGGGGCCTTGGGGGCCGCCCTGTCCGCCCTTAGGGGGTCTTCGAGTGGCTGA
- a CDS encoding biotin transporter BioY, with amino-acid sequence MSPLNVLSGSQSSGATKSWVMAGLFAALTAVGAFIRIPIPYVPFTLQFFFCALSGILLGARWGFVSQVIYVLMGLSGLPVFTAGGGPSYVFQPTFGYLVGFCAGAYVTGFLWERWGSKAGTFIWAYLSALSGLAVIYLMGVPYLWVIMDLYLGKAKGWGWAVKAGFLVPIGGDLVLCALIAMVALRIRKHNWGFLR; translated from the coding sequence GTGTCGCCTTTGAACGTTTTAAGCGGTTCTCAGAGCTCAGGAGCCACGAAAAGCTGGGTCATGGCCGGCCTCTTTGCCGCCCTCACCGCGGTGGGTGCCTTCATAAGGATCCCCATCCCCTACGTGCCCTTCACCCTGCAGTTCTTCTTCTGCGCCCTGTCCGGCATCCTCTTGGGGGCCCGCTGGGGTTTCGTGTCTCAGGTGATCTACGTCCTTATGGGGCTGTCGGGGCTCCCGGTGTTCACCGCCGGCGGCGGCCCGTCCTACGTCTTCCAGCCCACCTTTGGCTACCTTGTGGGCTTCTGCGCCGGTGCTTACGTCACCGGCTTCCTGTGGGAGCGCTGGGGGAGCAAGGCCGGGACCTTTATCTGGGCCTACCTGTCCGCCCTGTCGGGGCTTGCGGTGATATACCTCATGGGGGTCCCTTACCTTTGGGTGATAATGGACCTTTACCTAGGCAAGGCCAAGGGCTGGGGCTGGGCGGTGAAGGCGGGATTCCTGGTGCCCATCGGCGGTGACCTGGTGCTTTGCGCCCTCATCGCCATGGTGGCCCTGCGGATCAGGAAGCACAACTGGGGCTTCCTCAGATGA
- a CDS encoding DUF3343 domain-containing protein has translation MAELYCLFEGASEGMMLHKRLKELGVPHHICPSPRHLTESCGIALKFHEGELGVLVRSAREINVAIKVINGEGRALEHEG, from the coding sequence GTGGCTGAACTGTACTGCCTTTTCGAAGGGGCATCGGAGGGTATGATGCTCCACAAGAGGCTTAAGGAGCTGGGGGTTCCTCATCACATATGTCCATCCCCCAGGCACCTCACTGAGAGCTGCGGCATAGCCTTGAAGTTCCACGAGGGGGAATTGGGTGTTTTGGTCCGAAGCGCCCGGGAGATTAACGTGGCGATCAAGGTGATAAACGGGGAGGGCAGGGCGCTCGAGCACGAGGGATAG
- a CDS encoding double-cubane-cluster-containing anaerobic reductase: MADYREMWSELGLDLALHDKLCAALPPLFEEAFLHQKDRPSGMDYFNMVIAEVHGLRIKELVDHKRNGGFVVGSFCVYVPEEIVLALGGLMVGLCAGSQFWVPEGEKVLPRNLCPLIKAAIGAKLSKTCPYFQSVDLVVAENTCDGKKKAWEEMGRLVPTHVMDLPNRKSKEGMDLWRSQVRELIKRLEDLSGRKLTYEGLMEGIRKVEAKREALRGLYETRKADPVPISGIDSLVVSQIAFYDDPERFTSMTNQLVQECRDRVSSGFGVFPKGTKRILLTGSPIVVPNWKVHHILETSGASVVVEENCTGTRYFKGSVDTSPKDLEGLIDALADRYMNGINCACFSPNQGRLDDVVELAREYKVHGVVDVTLSFCSTYQVEEGALKRRLKEEGIPLLCLETDYAPGDEGQLRTRVEAFLESL; the protein is encoded by the coding sequence TTGGCGGACTACCGTGAGATGTGGAGCGAACTTGGACTCGACCTGGCACTGCATGACAAGCTTTGTGCCGCCCTGCCCCCCTTGTTCGAGGAGGCCTTCCTTCATCAGAAGGACAGGCCCTCCGGAATGGACTACTTCAATATGGTCATAGCGGAGGTTCACGGGCTCAGGATAAAGGAGCTGGTGGACCACAAGAGGAACGGTGGGTTCGTAGTCGGGTCCTTCTGCGTTTACGTGCCGGAGGAGATAGTCCTGGCTCTTGGGGGGCTTATGGTGGGGTTGTGCGCGGGATCCCAGTTCTGGGTTCCCGAGGGGGAGAAGGTACTGCCCAGAAACCTGTGCCCCCTCATAAAAGCCGCCATAGGAGCCAAGCTCTCCAAGACGTGCCCCTACTTCCAGTCCGTGGACCTGGTGGTGGCGGAGAACACCTGCGACGGTAAGAAGAAGGCCTGGGAGGAGATGGGGCGGCTGGTGCCAACCCACGTGATGGACCTGCCCAACCGCAAGTCCAAGGAGGGCATGGACCTCTGGAGGTCCCAGGTGAGGGAGCTAATCAAAAGGCTGGAGGACCTTTCCGGCAGGAAGCTCACCTACGAGGGTCTAATGGAGGGCATCCGGAAGGTGGAGGCCAAGAGGGAGGCCCTTAGGGGCCTTTACGAGACCCGCAAGGCCGACCCGGTTCCGATCTCCGGCATAGATTCCCTGGTGGTGTCCCAGATAGCTTTTTACGACGATCCAGAAAGGTTCACCTCCATGACGAACCAGCTGGTTCAAGAGTGCAGGGACCGGGTGAGCTCCGGCTTCGGGGTGTTCCCCAAGGGAACCAAGCGGATACTCTTAACCGGCAGCCCCATAGTGGTGCCCAACTGGAAGGTTCATCACATCCTGGAGACCAGCGGCGCTTCGGTGGTGGTGGAGGAGAACTGCACCGGCACCAGGTATTTCAAAGGCTCCGTCGACACTTCCCCTAAGGATCTGGAGGGGCTGATAGACGCCCTGGCGGACCGTTACATGAACGGCATAAACTGCGCGTGCTTCTCCCCCAACCAGGGCCGGTTGGATGATGTGGTGGAGCTGGCCAGGGAGTACAAGGTCCACGGGGTGGTGGACGTTACTTTGAGCTTCTGCTCCACCTACCAGGTGGAGGAAGGGGCCCTTAAGAGGCGGCTCAAGGAGGAGGGCATACCCCTTCTGTGCCTTGAGACCGACTACGCCCCGGGGGACGAGGGGCAGCTAAGGACCCGGGTTGAGGCGTTCCTGGAGAGCCTCTAG
- a CDS encoding sulfurtransferase TusA family protein: MSSSVTVDARGLSCPQPVLLTKKALDSSPELPITILVSTATSRENVIRFCSSRGLKASWEETPDGDFLITAES, from the coding sequence ATGTCTTCCAGCGTAACCGTTGACGCCAGGGGGTTATCCTGTCCCCAGCCGGTACTGTTAACCAAGAAGGCCCTGGACTCATCACCGGAGCTTCCAATAACAATACTGGTAAGCACCGCAACGTCCCGGGAAAACGTCATCCGGTTCTGCTCCTCGAGGGGCCTCAAGGCCTCCTGGGAGGAGACCCCCGACGGGGACTTCCTGATAACAGCCGAATCTTAA
- the bioD gene encoding dethiobiotin synthase, with protein MSRLSSPPFSGADGFWVLGTGTDVGKTAVSSALVRGLRELDLPCGYFKPVATGAVDRMGTLVGEDPETVVSAAGLEDAPSDLTGLLFKLPASPHLAAAQEGRSIGEAEERLALEKLWVLLGRYRPVLLEGAGGVAVPLGDGTFISHWVARWGMPAVLVSPSGLGALSHLWTALFFLRSLGVPVPLVILNRFDQSSLIHRDNRDWVRRNCGVEVMTVPDCPDGPVLLGREQLLTFAEVMGFGLSC; from the coding sequence ATGAGCCGCCTGTCGTCACCTCCATTCTCGGGGGCCGATGGTTTTTGGGTGTTGGGCACCGGCACCGACGTGGGGAAGACCGCGGTTAGCTCCGCCCTGGTCAGGGGGCTCCGGGAACTCGATCTTCCCTGCGGCTACTTCAAACCCGTGGCCACCGGCGCGGTGGACCGAATGGGGACCCTTGTTGGGGAGGACCCGGAGACGGTGGTCTCCGCGGCGGGCCTTGAGGATGCCCCATCGGACCTTACGGGGCTTCTTTTCAAGCTCCCCGCATCTCCTCACCTCGCGGCGGCTCAGGAGGGACGGTCCATAGGGGAGGCGGAGGAACGGTTAGCGCTGGAGAAACTGTGGGTCCTCCTTGGGCGTTACCGGCCCGTGTTGCTGGAGGGGGCCGGCGGGGTGGCGGTTCCCCTGGGGGACGGGACCTTCATCTCCCACTGGGTGGCCCGGTGGGGCATGCCCGCGGTTCTGGTATCTCCAAGCGGCCTTGGAGCCTTGAGTCACCTTTGGACCGCCCTGTTCTTCCTGCGCTCCCTGGGAGTTCCAGTCCCCTTGGTTATACTCAACCGGTTCGACCAGTCCTCATTAATCCACCGGGATAACCGGGACTGGGTGCGCAGGAACTGTGGGGTTGAGGTCATGACGGTGCCGGATTGTCCCGACGGTCCCGTCCTACTTGGACGGGAACAGCTGCTCACGTTCGCGGAGGTGATGGGATTTGGGCTCTCTTGCTGA
- a CDS encoding glycosyl hydrolase family 18 protein translates to MRIFGGFGRVLRMAGGLVAALPFLIFGIWVGPGAADDQVPLYLNAVGDRPVMAGTAIRRGESLLVPLGALRRLGADVAFDGGSKLVVMELRRGNPMVSFDVPLEGLRLTARGNPVSGDVFMDIRGFEPVLGIAMAAVDDGVMLYRLNSLGELKDLPSPLNSPLEHPFSLVWDPLYRTDPHLDPSFPSVSVVSPSWFKVRPDGEVEFTGRLSYVEGAHRLGVRVWPLVHNGFDPGATKAFLNDPTAVNRAVGRIVAYCSLLGLDGINLDFENMDPADKDAYSAFVRAVAERLRPLGLKTSVDVTVESTSAFWSRCYDRRALGEAADYVMVMTYDEHWGKSPVAGSVASLPWVQRGLEGLLRSVPGDKLLLGLPFYTRVWEESPSGGGVKVRSKALSMGTAESKVQENQAQVRWLEEAGQFYAEYLRDGKRYRIWLEEERSLGLKASLVPRYGLAGVAAWRRGFERPEVWGAIHNSMGAAAVRGGMSTIQ, encoded by the coding sequence TTGCGGATTTTCGGAGGTTTCGGCAGGGTTCTCAGGATGGCGGGGGGGCTTGTGGCGGCCTTGCCGTTTTTAATCTTTGGTATTTGGGTAGGACCCGGGGCGGCGGACGATCAGGTTCCATTGTACCTTAACGCCGTAGGGGACCGGCCTGTCATGGCGGGCACTGCCATAAGACGGGGGGAGTCGCTGCTAGTTCCCCTTGGGGCTTTAAGACGCCTTGGGGCGGACGTGGCCTTTGACGGAGGCTCCAAGCTGGTGGTGATGGAGCTCCGGCGCGGCAACCCCATGGTGTCCTTTGACGTCCCCCTGGAGGGGCTTCGCCTCACCGCCCGGGGAAATCCGGTTAGCGGCGATGTGTTCATGGACATCCGGGGCTTCGAGCCGGTGCTCGGGATAGCCATGGCGGCCGTTGACGATGGGGTTATGTTGTACCGCCTCAACTCCCTTGGGGAGCTTAAGGACCTTCCTTCCCCGTTGAACTCCCCCCTGGAGCACCCGTTCTCCTTGGTGTGGGACCCCCTCTACAGGACCGACCCGCACCTGGACCCCTCGTTCCCATCGGTATCGGTGGTGTCCCCTTCGTGGTTTAAGGTGAGGCCGGACGGGGAGGTTGAGTTCACCGGCCGTCTCTCCTACGTGGAAGGGGCCCACCGGCTTGGGGTAAGGGTCTGGCCCCTGGTCCACAACGGCTTCGACCCCGGAGCCACCAAGGCGTTCCTCAACGATCCCACCGCGGTCAACCGGGCGGTGGGCCGGATAGTTGCCTACTGCTCCCTGCTGGGGCTGGACGGGATCAACCTGGACTTCGAGAACATGGACCCCGCGGACAAGGACGCCTACAGCGCCTTCGTGAGGGCCGTGGCGGAGCGCTTGAGGCCCCTGGGGCTTAAGACCTCCGTGGACGTGACCGTTGAGTCCACCAGCGCCTTCTGGTCCCGCTGCTACGACCGGCGGGCCCTTGGGGAGGCGGCGGACTACGTTATGGTGATGACCTACGACGAACACTGGGGCAAGAGCCCCGTGGCGGGATCCGTGGCCTCCCTGCCCTGGGTGCAGAGGGGGCTGGAGGGGCTTCTGAGGAGTGTGCCTGGGGATAAGCTGCTGCTTGGCCTCCCGTTCTACACCCGGGTGTGGGAGGAGAGCCCCTCTGGCGGGGGAGTGAAGGTCAGGTCCAAGGCCCTTTCCATGGGGACCGCGGAGTCAAAGGTCCAGGAGAACCAAGCCCAGGTGAGGTGGCTTGAGGAGGCGGGGCAGTTCTACGCGGAATACCTAAGGGACGGCAAGCGCTACCGCATATGGCTCGAGGAGGAGCGGTCCCTCGGCCTTAAGGCCTCGCTGGTTCCCCGATACGGGCTTGCCGGAGTGGCCGCCTGGCGGCGGGGCTTCGAGCGGCCGGAGGTTTGGGGGGCCATCCACAACTCCATGGGGGCTGCGGCGGTTAGGGGAGGTATGTCAACTATACAATAA
- the yedF gene encoding sulfurtransferase-like selenium metabolism protein YedF, whose translation MIRIDARGKSCPKPVMMTKEAVDQGAAEVEVLVDNPVAAGNVTRFLEGRGFRVTREDTPEGTLISGIAAGSVSGGAGSAPKGVHDASVSSAPGEQCCCTASDTGLLILSRTMGTESLELGEALMKAFLDTMRQSGSIGVLALMNGGVFLALPESSASDTIREMEAQGTQVLVCGTCTKHFGITDQVAVGTISNMFEITEQVFRMPKTVTIG comes from the coding sequence TTGATCAGGATAGACGCCAGGGGTAAGAGCTGCCCCAAACCGGTGATGATGACCAAGGAGGCGGTGGATCAAGGGGCGGCGGAGGTGGAGGTGCTGGTGGACAACCCGGTGGCGGCGGGGAACGTCACCAGGTTCCTGGAGGGCAGGGGGTTCCGGGTTACGAGAGAGGATACCCCTGAGGGAACCCTCATATCGGGCATCGCCGCTGGGTCCGTCAGCGGGGGCGCCGGTTCGGCTCCTAAGGGGGTCCACGACGCCAGCGTTTCGTCCGCCCCGGGGGAACAGTGCTGCTGCACCGCGAGCGACACGGGGCTTCTCATACTATCCCGGACCATGGGGACCGAGTCGCTGGAGCTTGGGGAGGCCCTCATGAAGGCGTTTCTAGACACCATGAGGCAATCCGGGAGTATCGGGGTCTTGGCGCTGATGAACGGCGGGGTCTTCCTTGCCCTCCCGGAGTCCTCCGCCAGCGACACCATCCGGGAGATGGAAGCCCAGGGCACCCAGGTGTTGGTATGCGGAACCTGCACCAAGCACTTTGGGATAACCGATCAAGTGGCGGTGGGCACCATATCCAACATGTTCGAGATAACCGAGCAGGTGTTCCGGATGCCCAAGACCGTGACCATAGGCTGA
- a CDS encoding transporter substrate-binding domain-containing protein, whose amino-acid sequence MEEQGSLEEEVLKGSCEINAKITETVEVSEAQARKRDVLFSGLERYAREAKRTFERFLSFRSKVKPENTITFGHDDSYAPWVYLSEGASKGISVERAKKAASGLSKRASFIGAPWDQVFPLLMEGKVDVILNAGWPNPYFNSFPVEATKTYGTFRTRVYASRKDGLGRTRDMASLRDLQGKTVGVQRGGTGNLINILKSRGAKVVEFDNDPLSFAEHMWNRVDLVACEEQVAKHLNQTIYDGLFEPIGDPLETVQVVMLVHKDHKELLSALNSQI is encoded by the coding sequence GTGGAGGAACAGGGAAGCCTGGAGGAAGAGGTGCTTAAGGGCTCCTGCGAGATAAACGCCAAGATAACGGAGACCGTGGAGGTCTCGGAGGCCCAGGCTAGAAAGCGGGATGTCCTTTTCTCCGGGCTTGAGAGGTACGCCAGGGAGGCGAAGCGCACCTTCGAACGGTTCCTGTCCTTCCGCTCCAAGGTGAAGCCCGAGAACACCATAACCTTCGGGCACGATGACTCCTACGCCCCCTGGGTATACCTCTCCGAGGGGGCATCAAAGGGCATAAGCGTTGAGAGGGCCAAGAAGGCAGCGTCAGGGCTTTCCAAGCGGGCGTCGTTCATCGGGGCCCCCTGGGACCAGGTGTTCCCCCTCCTCATGGAAGGCAAGGTGGACGTGATACTGAACGCCGGCTGGCCCAACCCCTACTTCAACAGCTTCCCCGTGGAGGCAACCAAGACCTACGGTACCTTCAGGACCCGGGTGTACGCCTCCCGGAAGGACGGACTCGGGAGGACCAGGGACATGGCATCCCTGAGGGACCTCCAGGGTAAGACCGTGGGGGTGCAGCGGGGGGGCACCGGCAACCTCATCAACATCTTGAAGTCCCGGGGGGCCAAGGTGGTGGAGTTCGATAACGACCCCTTGAGCTTCGCGGAGCACATGTGGAACCGGGTAGACCTGGTGGCATGCGAGGAACAGGTGGCAAAACACCTTAACCAAACCATTTACGACGGTCTGTTCGAACCGATAGGAGATCCCCTTGAGACCGTTCAGGTGGTCATGCTGGTCCACAAGGACCACAAGGAACTGCTCAGCGCGTTGAACTCCCAAATATGA
- the yedE gene encoding YedE family putative selenium transporter: protein MRCFLTSKWGPVATGVVVGILAPILVHLGNPGNMGMCVACFTRDIAGALGLHRAAIVQYLRPEIPGLLLGAFGASMVFGEMRPRGGSSPITRFFLGVFAMVGALIFLGCPWRAYLRLAGGDLTAVAGILGLISGIGIGIGFLWKGFNLGRSRPTSKASGYVMPVVMLGLLALLAASPLMGRTPEGDPTGPIFFSAKGPGSMHASVAVSLAVGAIIGWMAQRSRFCTVGAFRDLIMLKDPHLFWGIAALVVSAAVTNAALGQFKLGVEGQPVAQPSHLWNFLGMMLSGLAFTLAGGCPGRQVIMSGEGDSDAGVFVLGMLVGAAVAHNFTLASSVKGPSPYVMGAWALGMLFCLAVGFLSRNENV from the coding sequence TTGCGCTGCTTTCTTACTTCTAAGTGGGGACCGGTGGCAACAGGGGTCGTAGTGGGTATACTGGCTCCTATTTTGGTACACCTTGGCAACCCGGGCAACATGGGGATGTGCGTGGCCTGTTTCACCAGGGACATCGCAGGGGCCCTAGGGTTACACCGGGCCGCCATCGTGCAGTATCTAAGGCCCGAGATACCGGGTCTCCTGCTGGGGGCTTTTGGGGCCTCCATGGTTTTCGGGGAGATGAGGCCCCGTGGGGGATCCTCACCGATAACCCGTTTCTTCCTCGGGGTGTTCGCCATGGTGGGGGCACTGATATTCCTGGGCTGTCCTTGGAGGGCCTACCTCCGGCTTGCGGGAGGGGACCTCACGGCGGTGGCGGGGATACTGGGTTTGATATCCGGCATAGGCATCGGGATAGGCTTCCTCTGGAAGGGCTTCAATCTGGGCAGGTCGAGGCCTACTTCGAAGGCCTCCGGCTACGTGATGCCGGTGGTGATGCTTGGGCTGCTGGCACTCCTGGCGGCATCTCCCCTGATGGGGCGCACCCCCGAGGGGGATCCTACGGGGCCCATCTTCTTCTCCGCCAAGGGACCGGGCTCCATGCACGCTTCCGTGGCGGTATCCCTTGCGGTTGGGGCGATCATAGGCTGGATGGCCCAGCGGAGCCGTTTCTGCACCGTAGGGGCATTCAGGGACCTCATAATGCTTAAGGACCCGCACCTCTTCTGGGGGATAGCGGCCCTGGTGGTCTCCGCGGCGGTGACGAACGCGGCGCTGGGGCAGTTCAAGCTTGGAGTTGAGGGGCAGCCGGTGGCACAGCCATCACACCTTTGGAACTTCCTGGGCATGATGCTCTCAGGCCTGGCCTTCACGCTGGCCGGGGGGTGTCCTGGGCGGCAGGTGATAATGTCCGGTGAGGGGGACTCCGACGCAGGGGTGTTCGTCTTGGGGATGCTGGTAGGTGCCGCGGTGGCCCATAACTTCACCCTGGCTAGCTCTGTCAAGGGACCGTCCCCCTACGTCATGGGGGCGTGGGCCTTGGGCATGCTTTTCTGCCTTGCAGTGGGATTCCTGAGCAGGAACGAGAACGTCTAG
- a CDS encoding aminotransferase class V-fold PLP-dependent enzyme translates to MREIPGIEVYGVTDPKGSLGVVAMNHPSVDNGTLAMELSERGIETRPGLHCAPLAHRTLGTYPGGALRFSVGYFNTREDILSALEALREVLGGRI, encoded by the coding sequence TTGCGGGAGATACCGGGGATCGAGGTATACGGCGTGACGGATCCCAAGGGATCCCTTGGGGTGGTGGCGATGAACCACCCGTCGGTGGACAACGGGACCTTGGCCATGGAGCTGTCAGAGCGGGGCATAGAGACCAGGCCGGGGCTTCACTGTGCCCCCCTGGCCCACAGGACCCTGGGTACCTACCCCGGCGGGGCATTGAGGTTCTCGGTGGGGTATTTCAACACCCGGGAGGACATACTCAGCGCCTTGGAGGCCCTCCGGGAGGTCTTAGGGGGTAGAATCTAG
- the bioB gene encoding biotin synthase BioB, which produces MEDQEVLSMAQRAASFKVSRFSLVSSGFKAPKRVLGMAVRLAPAIRGMGLSPCVSLGFLSREELKALRDAGVERIHCNLEASPSFFPSICSTHRWSRKLEFIREAAAMGFEVCSGGIMGMGESHEDLVSLGLWSSKLGAVSFPLNVLSPIKGTPMEGRPVTSGEEFLRFSCVLRYLIPTGRIRLAGGRPLIRPFDRTALSGPVDSLMTGDYLTTQGMSFEDDAAMLGELGLKPLGRII; this is translated from the coding sequence ATGGAGGATCAAGAGGTCTTATCCATGGCCCAAAGGGCCGCTTCCTTCAAGGTGAGCCGCTTCTCCCTGGTCTCATCGGGTTTCAAGGCCCCGAAACGGGTCCTGGGGATGGCGGTGCGGCTTGCCCCGGCCATCCGCGGCATGGGGCTTTCCCCCTGCGTGTCCCTGGGATTCCTCTCCCGGGAGGAGCTCAAGGCCCTCAGGGACGCGGGGGTGGAGAGGATCCACTGCAACCTGGAGGCCTCCCCGTCGTTCTTCCCCTCCATATGTTCAACCCACCGGTGGTCCAGGAAGCTGGAGTTCATAAGGGAAGCGGCGGCCATGGGGTTTGAGGTATGCTCCGGCGGGATCATGGGCATGGGGGAGTCCCATGAGGACCTTGTGAGCCTCGGGCTTTGGAGCTCCAAGCTGGGGGCGGTGTCGTTCCCCCTCAACGTCCTTTCTCCGATAAAGGGCACCCCCATGGAGGGGCGCCCCGTGACCTCTGGGGAGGAGTTCCTCAGGTTCTCCTGCGTCCTGCGGTATCTGATCCCCACTGGAAGGATAAGGTTGGCGGGGGGAAGGCCCCTCATAAGGCCCTTTGACAGGACCGCCCTGTCGGGCCCCGTGGACTCCCTCATGACCGGGGACTACCTCACCACCCAGGGCATGTCCTTTGAGGATGATGCGGCTATGCTCGGTGAACTTGGGTTAAAGCCCTTGGGGAGGATCATATGA
- the bioA gene encoding adenosylmethionine--8-amino-7-oxononanoate transaminase: MGSLADRDLKVNWHPCTQMADHEEFPPLPVVSAQGVWLHLENGSRLLDGISSWWTNLFGHCNPRLTDVLVRQARTLDHCMFAGLTHPWAVELSERLTGLAGLQRVFYGDNGSSAVEIAMKMAYHHQVNLGRPERRLFAHLGGSYHGETLGALSVGDLGLYGEPYRDITLRNLRLQGPSCSDCPFGESRDRCSLGCLDRDLKVLRDQASQVCAVIVEPLVQGAAGMRIYPKGYFEGLRRAASELGILFIDDEIAMGFGRTGQFLAFQHCELESPPDLVCLSKGITGGMMPFSAVLASEEVYRTFYGGGVERAFLHSHSYCGNPLGCALGIEVLRIFDDEGVLERVRILGEALEDFMRRHFGGLPFTWDLRRIGLVGALDLRRPDGSALPADMMVGRRVGRECMRRGVLIRPLGDVVYFLPPYVMGQEELEFMVKTAAEASIHVLQSLGIS; the protein is encoded by the coding sequence TTGGGCTCTCTTGCTGACCGAGACCTCAAGGTCAATTGGCACCCCTGTACCCAGATGGCGGACCATGAGGAGTTCCCACCCCTGCCTGTGGTTTCCGCCCAGGGGGTGTGGCTCCACCTGGAGAACGGATCCCGCCTGTTGGACGGCATATCCTCCTGGTGGACCAACCTTTTCGGCCACTGCAACCCCCGGCTGACGGATGTCCTTGTCAGGCAGGCCCGCACCTTGGACCACTGCATGTTCGCAGGGCTCACCCACCCTTGGGCGGTGGAGCTCTCCGAAAGGCTCACGGGCCTTGCGGGGCTCCAAAGGGTCTTTTACGGGGACAACGGTTCCTCCGCGGTGGAGATCGCCATGAAGATGGCTTATCACCACCAGGTTAACCTTGGACGTCCCGAAAGACGTCTCTTTGCCCACCTCGGGGGCAGCTATCACGGGGAGACCCTGGGGGCCCTTTCGGTGGGGGATCTGGGGCTCTACGGGGAGCCCTACCGGGATATCACGCTGAGGAACCTTAGGCTCCAGGGACCCAGCTGCTCGGACTGTCCCTTTGGGGAGTCCAGGGACCGGTGTTCCCTGGGGTGCCTTGACAGGGACCTAAAGGTCTTGCGGGATCAGGCCTCCCAGGTCTGTGCGGTCATAGTGGAACCCTTGGTTCAGGGGGCGGCGGGCATGAGGATCTACCCCAAGGGTTACTTCGAGGGGCTTAGAAGGGCCGCATCGGAGCTTGGGATCCTGTTCATAGACGACGAGATCGCCATGGGCTTCGGCAGGACCGGACAGTTCCTGGCCTTCCAACACTGTGAACTGGAGAGCCCCCCGGACCTGGTGTGTCTGTCCAAGGGTATAACCGGGGGGATGATGCCCTTTTCAGCAGTGCTGGCCTCGGAGGAGGTATACCGGACTTTCTACGGTGGCGGTGTGGAGAGGGCTTTTCTCCACAGCCACAGCTACTGCGGGAACCCGTTGGGCTGTGCCCTGGGGATAGAGGTGCTGCGCATCTTCGATGATGAGGGAGTCCTAGAGAGGGTAAGGATCTTGGGTGAGGCCCTTGAGGACTTCATGAGGCGCCACTTCGGCGGACTTCCCTTCACCTGGGATCTAAGGCGCATAGGTCTTGTGGGGGCCTTGGACCTTAGAAGGCCCGATGGATCTGCCCTGCCAGCGGATATGATGGTGGGCCGCAGGGTGGGTCGGGAGTGCATGAGACGGGGGGTCCTGATAAGGCCCCTGGGGGACGTGGTGTACTTCCTGCCCCCCTATGTGATGGGGCAGGAGGAACTGGAGTTCATGGTTAAAACCGCCGCGGAAGCCTCCATCCATGTGCTCCAGTCCTTGGGCATCTCTTGA